One genomic region from Actinomycetes bacterium encodes:
- a CDS encoding ABC transporter ATP-binding protein, translating into MIEATNLTKKYGDKTAVDDLTFTVRPGIVTGFLGPNGAGKSTTMRMILGLDAPSGGTVTVGGKPYRAHAKPLQVVGALLEARAVHTSRSARSHLLALAATHGITRDRVADVIEMVGLQEVADKRAGGFSLGMGQRLGIASALLADPETLILDEPVNGLDPEGIRWIRDLLRSLAAVGHTVFVSSHLMSEMALTADHVIVVGRGRLMADMPMAELIAQASSDVVVVRSPQATALADALAADGIAVARTEHDSLEVTGLSAADIGDRAHDLSIRLHRLEPKQASLEEAFMEMTRDEIEYRAVTATDHSMRRAS; encoded by the coding sequence ATGATCGAGGCCACGAACCTCACGAAAAAGTACGGCGACAAGACCGCGGTCGACGACCTGACCTTCACCGTCCGGCCGGGCATCGTCACCGGGTTCCTGGGCCCCAACGGTGCCGGCAAGTCGACGACGATGCGGATGATCCTCGGCCTCGACGCACCGAGCGGAGGCACCGTCACGGTGGGCGGCAAGCCCTACCGTGCGCACGCCAAGCCGCTCCAGGTGGTCGGCGCGCTGCTCGAGGCGCGCGCGGTCCACACCTCCCGGTCCGCCCGCAGCCACCTGCTGGCGCTCGCGGCCACGCACGGCATCACCCGGGACCGGGTCGCGGACGTCATCGAGATGGTGGGGCTCCAGGAGGTCGCCGACAAGCGGGCGGGCGGCTTCTCGCTCGGCATGGGACAGCGCCTGGGGATCGCGTCCGCGCTGCTCGCCGACCCGGAGACCCTGATCCTGGACGAACCGGTGAACGGCCTGGACCCTGAGGGCATCCGGTGGATCAGGGACCTGCTGCGGAGCCTGGCCGCGGTCGGGCACACCGTCTTCGTCTCCAGCCACCTGATGAGCGAGATGGCCCTGACCGCCGACCACGTCATCGTCGTCGGCCGGGGCCGGCTGATGGCGGACATGCCCATGGCCGAGCTCATCGCGCAGGCCTCGAGCGACGTGGTGGTCGTCCGGTCCCCGCAGGCCACGGCGCTGGCGGACGCCCTCGCGGCGGACGGCATCGCGGTCGCCCGGACCGAGCACGACAGCCTCGAGGTCACCGGCCTGTCCGCCGCGGACATCGGCGACCGCGCGCACGACCTGAGCATCCGCCTCCACCGGCTCGAGCCGAAGCAGGCTTCGCTGGAGGAGGCGTTCATGGAGATGACCCGCGACGAGATCGAGTACCGCGCCGTGACTGCCACCGACCACAGCATGAGGAGAGCGTCATGA
- a CDS encoding ABC transporter permease, with protein MTTVVTDPRQSPAGTSPSTGMRVTVQPVTFTRVLRSEWIKMRSLRSTTLTLAAAIGTIVAAGLIIGVVTTHYWATLRPDEMAAFNPVERSLVGYNLAQLAVGVLGVLLVSGEYATGMIRATLTAVPRRLPVLWAKTALYAGVTFVLMLVAALVAFLGGQALLGTHGTTLSAPDARQAVLGVAVYLTLVGVIGVALGFILRSTAGGVATLFGLLMVVPGLGLLLPSSWHQVLSYLPSNAGVSMISTRLAAGSLSPTAGLLVLLAWAAAALACAAVLLKRRDA; from the coding sequence ATGACCACCGTCGTCACCGATCCCCGGCAGTCACCCGCGGGCACGTCGCCCAGCACCGGGATGCGCGTCACCGTCCAGCCTGTCACCTTCACCCGGGTCCTTCGCAGCGAGTGGATCAAGATGCGCTCGCTGCGTTCGACGACGCTGACCCTGGCGGCGGCCATCGGCACTATCGTCGCGGCCGGCTTGATCATCGGGGTGGTGACGACCCACTACTGGGCCACGCTGCGCCCGGACGAGATGGCGGCGTTCAACCCGGTCGAGCGCAGCCTCGTCGGCTACAACCTGGCACAGCTCGCGGTCGGCGTCCTCGGGGTACTCCTTGTCAGCGGCGAGTACGCCACCGGGATGATCCGGGCCACGCTCACGGCCGTGCCCCGACGGCTGCCGGTCCTGTGGGCGAAGACTGCGCTCTACGCCGGCGTGACGTTCGTGCTCATGCTGGTTGCCGCGCTGGTCGCCTTCCTCGGCGGTCAGGCGCTGCTCGGCACCCACGGGACGACCCTGTCTGCCCCGGACGCCCGGCAGGCCGTGCTCGGCGTGGCCGTCTACCTCACGCTGGTGGGCGTGATCGGCGTCGCCCTCGGCTTCATCCTGCGGAGCACTGCCGGCGGCGTGGCCACCCTGTTCGGGCTACTCATGGTCGTTCCCGGCCTCGGCCTGCTGCTCCCGAGCAGCTGGCACCAGGTCCTGTCGTACCTGCCCAGCAACGCCGGCGTCTCGATGATCAGCACGCGCCTCGCCGCGGGGAGCCTGTCGCCCACCGCCGGCCTACTCGTGCTACTCGCCTGGGCCGCGGCAGCGCTGGCCTGCGCGGCGGTGCTGCTCAAGCGCCGCGACGCCTAA